One Anoxybacillus amylolyticus genomic window, ATCGTGGAAACAGTAGTAAACCAAGTCGGTGTCAATGTGAACACCGCCTCTGTTTCATTGCTACAATATGTATCTGGACTATCTAAAACGGTAGCAGAAAACATTGTCAAACGAAGAGAAGAACAAGGGAAGTTTAAAAATCGCAACGAGTTAAAAGCCATTCCACGGCTTGGAGCAAAAACGTACGAACAGTGTATTGGGTTTTTACGCATTATGGATGGAGAAGAACCGCTTGATCGAACCTCGATCCATCCTGAACGATACGAGGAAGTAAAAAAGTTGTTACAGCAAATGGGGTTTACGACTGAAAACATTGGAAGCAATGAGTTGAGGGAAGCATTGCAACAACTGCCGTTGCGAGAAACGTCCGAGGAGCTTGGCATAGGGGAATTAACGTTAAAAGATATCGTTGATGCGTTAATTCGTCCCGAACGCGACCCACGGGACGAACTACCGAAACCGTTGTTGCGAAAGGATATCTTAAAAATGGAAGATTTGCAAAAAGGGATGGAGCTTGAAGGAACCGTACGTAACGTCGTTGATTTTGGCGTTTTTATCGATATCGGCGTCAAACAAGACGGTCTTGTCCACATTTCCAAATTGAGCAAACAATATGTTCGCCACCCGCTCGATGTTGTGTCTGTCGGAGAAGTGGTGAAAGTTTGGGTCGAAAGTGTCGACGTTGCAAAAGGAAGAATTTCTCTATCTATGCTCCCCCTAGAATAACGAAAAGCGGGGACGATTGAATGTTTCACAAAAAGCACTGCTTTTACGAGCAGTGCTTTTTATAGTAAAAAAACCAGCATTGATTTAGTAATTTAATTTGATAGCGATTTTTTTCGAAATAAGCACGCCGCATCTGATTTTTTAACCAAGTTGGCATTAACATACCCTCCATTTCGAAAAGGTAGTATATAATGTATGTATCGAATAGCTGTCCTGTGTCAGAAAAGGTGGAAAAAACATGGAACAAAATGAATTACAACAACTAGTAGAAACAATATCATGGCAGTTTTTCCAAAAGCCATTTCGCCATCAAGCAATATTTAATTCGCGGCTGCGCACAACAGGTGGGCGATATTTATTACGCTCGCATAACATCGAAATTAACCCGAAACATTACGAGACATTCGGTAAAGAAGAACTTATTTCGATTATTAAACACGAACTGTGTCATTACCATCTTCATTTAGAAGGGAAAGGATATCGTCATCGAGATCGTGACTTTCGGGAACTGTTACAGAAAGTGAACGCTCCTCGTTATTGCCAGCCACTGCCGAGCAGAAGAAAATCAGTTCAACCGATATATACATATATTTGTGTGCAATGCAGCTTTGTTTATCAAAGAAAAAGAAAAGTGAATACAAATCGTTACGTTTGCGGAAAATGTAAAGGGACGTTAAAAATAATGGAATCGAAATTTTTTTAAAAACGTATTGACAATGATTAAATAGATGTGTTAAATTATAAAAGCCGTCGTTGAACGGCAGCGAAAAATAAAAAGTAGTTGACAATTTAATAATCCCTCACTATAATTAAAAACAGTCAGGATATAATAGATGAAATTCCGCAATAGCTCAGCGGTAGAGCAACCGGCTGTTAACCGGTAGGTCGTAGGTTCGAATCCTACTTGCGGAGCCATTAGGAGAAGTACCCAAGTGGCTGAAGGGGACGGTTTGCTAAACCGTTAGGTCGTGGTTTCGCGGCGCGCGGGTTCAAATCCCGCCTTCTCCGCCACGTTGAGATATATTTTGGCCCGTTGGTCAAGTGGTTAAGACACCGCCCTTTCACGGCGGTAACACGGGTTCGAATCCCGTACGGGTCATCCAATTTGTGGGGGGATGGAAAATTACCGTCTCCCATTTTATTCGGCTATGGAGGATTAGCTCAGCTGGGAGAGCACTTGCCTTACAAGCAAGGGGTCGGCGGTTCGATCCCGTCATCCTCCATTGCTTCTGAATATATAAGGTCCCGTAGTGTAGTGGTTAACATGCCTGCCTGTCACGCAGGAGATCGCGGGTTCGAGTCCCGTCGGGACCGCCATATATAGATTGTTGGGGTATAGCCAAGCGGTAAGGCAACGGACTTTGACTCCGTGATGCGTTGGTTCGAATCCAGCTACCCCAGCCATCAATGAGCCATTAGCTCAGCAGGTAGAGCATCTGACTTTTAATCAGAGGGTCGGAGGTTCGAGTCCTCCATGGCTCACTTTTGCGGGTGTGGCGGAATTGGCAGACGCACCAGACTTAGGATCTGGCGCCTCACGGCGTGGGGGTTCAAGTCCCTCCACCCGCATCAATTACGCGGTCGTGGCGGAATGGCAGACGCGCTAGGTTGAGGGCCTAGTGGGGGCAACCCCGTGGAGGTTCAAGTCCTCTCGGCCGCATTAAAATACTTGCATTTAAAAATAGAGTGTAGTAAAATAATAAACGCTGTTGTTTTTGCGCTCGTAGCTCAATTGGATAGAGCATCTGACTACGGATCAGAAGGTTAGGGGTTCGAATCCTCTCGAGCGCGCCATTTCGGGAAGTAGCTCAGCTTGGTAGAGCACATGGTTTGGGACCATGGGGTCGCAGGTTCGAATCCTGTCTTCCCGACCATCCCCTATAAAATCGCACAACACACGGGTGAAGTTTAGTGGTAAAACCTCAGCCACGAACAACGTACCTGTGAAATTACGGCGAGTTGCCTCGACGCATCGATCTTCCTTGAATGAACTGGCAGAGGAAGAGGCATAGAAAATGCGTAGCAGAAAAGAAAATAACAATGGTATATATTATTATGCGGGTGTAGTTTAGTGGTAAAACCTCAGCCTTCCAAGCTGATGTCGTGGGTTCGATTCCCATCACCCGCTCCAAAAATGTTCTTTGAAAACTGAACAAAACGAAGCGTCCTCGTTTAAGGAACGAGAAAACATGAGTTTGGAATAGAACTTTCTATGGAGAGTTTGATCCTGGCTCAGGACGAACGCTGGCGGCGTGCCTAATACATGCAAGTCGAGCGGACCGAATAGGAGCTTGCTTCTGTTCGGTTAGCGGCGGACGGGTGAGTAACACGTGGGCAACCTGCCCGTAAGACCGGGATAACTTCGGGAAACCGGAGCTAATACCGGATAACACCGAAGACCGCATGGTCTTTGGTTGAAAGGCGGCGCAAGCTGTCACTTAC contains:
- the cmpA gene encoding cortex morphogenetic protein CmpA, with the translated sequence MPTWLKNQMRRAYFEKNRYQIKLLNQCWFFYYKKHCS
- a CDS encoding SprT family protein; its protein translation is MEQNELQQLVETISWQFFQKPFRHQAIFNSRLRTTGGRYLLRSHNIEINPKHYETFGKEELISIIKHELCHYHLHLEGKGYRHRDRDFRELLQKVNAPRYCQPLPSRRKSVQPIYTYICVQCSFVYQRKRKVNTNRYVCGKCKGTLKIMESKFF